From a single Granulicella aggregans genomic region:
- a CDS encoding sensor histidine kinase, producing METLSHLLPINSSTLATHPDAGLLAEAFTKFIAASARLESSYGQLQLEVTFLSRELADRNSALKASLAENERVHGALQQIVDSMPCGVLVVEEDGSVSMINPEGRRLLDLPQTTPKHLDAISTASGIDLSGFLSEQVSVDEEREFCKTTLNSRRWLAVRERHLLHGSEGSYRAQRQAILILRDVTLQKQAEEERERSRKATALAEVATTLAHEIRNPLASLELFTGLIEAGGEDASEWISHLHAGIRSLAATVSNVLSFHGREVPSLSPLDLNASIRSSVEFARPIAQQVGISLAFDAEDAGLWIHGNSSALQQVVLNMVCNSLRHTQMGGSVWVTVRRHRDPAKGSGDIAIIEFSDTGCGIAAEHLQEIFTAGFSIGGSSSGLGLAVCSQIVKQHGGTIRVTSLRGIGTTFFVEIPAL from the coding sequence ATGGAAACCCTCTCTCATTTACTGCCAATAAATAGTTCGACTCTCGCGACGCACCCTGACGCGGGTCTGCTGGCAGAGGCATTTACGAAGTTCATCGCGGCGTCGGCGCGGCTCGAGAGCTCCTACGGCCAGTTGCAGCTTGAGGTGACCTTCCTGAGCCGCGAGCTGGCCGATCGCAACTCGGCGTTGAAGGCGAGCCTGGCGGAGAATGAACGCGTCCATGGCGCTCTGCAACAGATCGTGGATTCGATGCCGTGCGGCGTGCTGGTGGTCGAAGAGGATGGCTCGGTCTCGATGATCAATCCTGAAGGCCGGAGACTGCTCGATCTTCCGCAGACGACCCCGAAGCATCTCGACGCCATCTCGACCGCCTCAGGGATTGATCTATCCGGATTTCTCAGTGAACAGGTGAGCGTGGATGAGGAACGCGAGTTCTGCAAGACGACGTTGAACTCGAGGAGATGGCTGGCAGTTCGTGAGCGTCATCTGCTTCACGGCAGCGAAGGAAGCTATCGCGCCCAGCGGCAGGCGATCCTTATTCTTCGCGATGTCACGCTGCAGAAGCAGGCTGAAGAAGAGCGCGAGCGCTCACGCAAGGCGACGGCCCTTGCTGAGGTAGCGACGACGCTCGCTCATGAAATTAGAAATCCGCTGGCGAGCCTTGAACTGTTTACCGGTTTGATTGAGGCGGGCGGGGAAGATGCTTCGGAGTGGATCTCGCACCTGCATGCGGGCATTCGCTCGCTGGCTGCGACTGTAAGTAATGTGTTGAGCTTTCATGGCCGCGAGGTCCCTTCACTTTCGCCGCTGGATTTGAATGCTTCGATCCGCAGCAGCGTGGAGTTCGCGCGACCGATTGCGCAGCAGGTGGGTATCTCGCTGGCGTTTGACGCGGAGGATGCGGGGCTTTGGATACACGGCAACTCGAGCGCGCTGCAGCAGGTGGTGCTGAACATGGTGTGCAACTCGCTGCGGCATACGCAGATGGGCGGCAGCGTGTGGGTCACGGTCCGCCGGCATCGCGATCCGGCGAAGGGCAGTGGCGACATCGCCATCATTGAGTTCTCCGACACCGGATGTGGCATCGCTGCTGAACATCTGCAGGAGATCTTCACGGCCGGCTTCAGCATCGGCGGGAGCTCTTCGGGGCTTGGACTTGCGGTGTGCAGCCAGATCGTGAAGCAGCATGGCGGCACGATCCGGGTCACCAGCCTTCGTGGAATTGGAACGACCTTTTTTGTGGAGATCCCAGCGCTATGA
- a CDS encoding flagellar motor protein MotB: MTDEQPIIIIKKKGGHGGHHGGAWKVAYADFVTAMMSLFIVLWLMNSTPKKTQEEIAGYFRDPKGTASKKGSEGKPEPKPESQEKKDDMKALKSDLTKAIDQMTILNKVKKQIEMTVTEEGLRIELVEDEKGTFFESGSAVATPMLADILKVLASQLSVLPNKLSIEGYTDAQPYANGKSYGNWELSADRANTARRVMQENGIRDDQVSQVRGFADQKLHVPDKPFDAANRRVSLLVQNLPKAGDKAADKEKVADPKSAAATAAPAAAAKPSAAEPAAPQKTDGGLLAKAKGLFSHK, translated from the coding sequence ATGACTGACGAGCAGCCGATAATCATCATTAAGAAGAAGGGTGGCCATGGCGGACACCACGGCGGCGCCTGGAAGGTGGCCTATGCCGACTTTGTGACCGCCATGATGTCGCTGTTCATCGTGCTGTGGCTGATGAACTCCACTCCCAAGAAGACGCAGGAAGAGATCGCGGGCTACTTCCGAGATCCGAAGGGCACGGCGAGCAAGAAGGGGTCGGAGGGCAAGCCTGAGCCGAAGCCGGAGAGCCAAGAGAAGAAAGATGACATGAAGGCGCTGAAGTCCGATCTGACCAAGGCGATCGACCAGATGACCATCCTGAACAAGGTCAAGAAGCAGATCGAGATGACGGTAACGGAAGAAGGGTTACGGATTGAGTTAGTGGAAGATGAGAAGGGGACGTTCTTTGAATCGGGAAGCGCCGTGGCGACGCCGATGCTGGCGGACATCCTGAAGGTGCTTGCGAGCCAGTTGAGCGTTCTGCCGAATAAGCTCTCCATTGAGGGCTACACCGATGCTCAGCCGTATGCGAATGGGAAGTCTTACGGGAACTGGGAGCTTTCAGCGGACCGTGCCAATACTGCTCGCCGTGTGATGCAGGAGAATGGAATTCGCGACGACCAGGTTTCACAGGTACGTGGGTTCGCCGATCAGAAGCTGCATGTTCCGGACAAGCCGTTCGATGCGGCGAATCGCAGGGTCTCTTTGCTGGTGCAGAACTTGCCGAAGGCTGGGGATAAGGCCGCCGATAAGGAGAAAGTTGCAGATCCGAAATCTGCTGCGGCAACTGCCGCTCCGGCTGCAGCGGCCAAGCCGAGTGCGGCGGAGCCCGCCGCGCCGCAGAAGACCGATGGAGGATTGCTGGCTAAGGCGAAGGGGTTGTTCTCGCACAAGTAA
- a CDS encoding EAL and HDOD domain-containing protein, with the protein MHFLGRQPILDAELNLYGHELLYRSGLANQFSGEPEHATRSVIDDSLLLATPANGEKLFFNCTRHALVSGIVTLLPPADTVLEILENIEPDEELMASCRTLREAGYSFALDDFVPDGSKTPFLEIADFIKIDFLASDKAERYAIRSLAADRPIKFIAEKIETEPDVEEAWKEGCTFFQGYFFCKPVMIAPRVIPQNQMVYMRLLAELSREPANIMEIEQLTKSEPSICYRLLRLVNSALYALPSPISSIRSAVMMIGDDEFRKLVSVALANIAGSSRSKSVTRVALARAKFCELLAPVLNESASTLYLLGMLSLMDVILTMPMHQVVEMLPLHHKMKAALLGKKSSLTVALDLVRARESGGWLETTSIQESLNLRGDIASRLYSDAIKWADTVNQIA; encoded by the coding sequence ATGCACTTTCTGGGCAGGCAGCCGATCCTCGACGCGGAATTGAACCTCTACGGGCACGAGTTGCTGTATCGCTCCGGTCTCGCAAATCAATTCAGCGGCGAGCCTGAACACGCAACGCGCAGTGTCATTGACGACTCGCTGCTGCTGGCGACTCCGGCCAACGGCGAAAAGCTCTTCTTCAACTGCACCCGTCACGCACTCGTCTCCGGTATTGTGACGCTCTTGCCCCCCGCCGACACGGTCCTTGAGATTCTTGAGAATATAGAGCCCGACGAGGAGCTGATGGCATCCTGCCGTACCCTCAGGGAAGCGGGCTACTCCTTTGCTCTGGACGACTTCGTTCCGGATGGATCAAAGACGCCATTTCTAGAAATAGCCGACTTTATAAAAATTGACTTCCTGGCGTCCGATAAGGCAGAAAGATATGCCATACGTTCCCTGGCTGCCGACAGGCCAATTAAATTTATTGCCGAAAAGATAGAGACGGAGCCTGATGTCGAAGAAGCCTGGAAGGAAGGTTGCACCTTCTTCCAGGGGTACTTTTTCTGCAAACCGGTCATGATCGCTCCGCGGGTTATTCCGCAAAATCAGATGGTCTACATGAGGCTCCTCGCCGAACTTAGTCGCGAGCCCGCAAACATCATGGAGATCGAGCAACTGACGAAATCGGAACCCTCCATCTGCTATCGCCTGCTCCGGCTTGTCAACTCGGCGCTGTACGCTCTGCCCAGCCCCATCTCGTCGATTCGCAGCGCGGTCATGATGATCGGTGACGACGAGTTTCGTAAGCTTGTCTCCGTGGCGCTCGCCAACATCGCCGGCTCCTCACGCTCGAAGTCTGTGACCCGCGTGGCGCTTGCGCGCGCCAAGTTCTGCGAGCTTCTCGCCCCGGTACTCAATGAATCCGCCTCAACCCTCTACCTGCTCGGCATGCTCTCTCTCATGGATGTCATCCTCACCATGCCCATGCATCAGGTCGTCGAGATGCTCCCGCTTCACCACAAGATGAAGGCAGCCCTGCTCGGCAAGAAGTCTTCGCTCACCGTCGCTCTCGATCTGGTTCGCGCGCGCGAGTCCGGCGGATGGCTGGAGACAACAAGCATTCAAGAGAGTCTCAATCTGCGTGGAGACATCGCCTCGCGGCTCTACTCCGATGCGATCAAATGGGCCGATACGGTCAACCAGATCGCATAA
- the motA gene encoding flagellar motor stator protein MotA, whose translation MISIVGIVIVFGAVIGGFLMEKGQLAVLIQPAEVVTIVGAALGTLLAANPMHVIKGLIGGLTGILKGSPYNKQRYLETLKMMFDLFTKARKEGLVAIEGDIEGADKSPIFKAHPKFLKDHHVKDFVCDTMRMAITGGVLPFDVDQMMELDMEVHHQTSGMPTNALNTVADALPGLGIVAAVLGIVITMGALGGPPEEIGHKVAAALVGTFLGILLCYGVFGPLASAMTKINDEEHAYYSILRVVMLAFIKGTSPILAVELARRAIPAHIRPSFQEVEKACRAKTAAPTAIAA comes from the coding sequence ATGATATCGATTGTTGGAATAGTTATAGTTTTCGGTGCCGTCATTGGCGGGTTCCTGATGGAGAAGGGACAGCTCGCCGTTCTGATCCAGCCTGCGGAGGTTGTGACCATTGTCGGCGCGGCGCTCGGAACGTTGCTCGCCGCGAATCCCATGCATGTCATCAAGGGATTGATTGGAGGGCTGACCGGGATACTTAAGGGATCGCCCTACAACAAGCAGCGTTATCTTGAGACGCTGAAGATGATGTTCGACCTTTTTACCAAGGCGCGGAAAGAGGGCCTGGTTGCGATCGAGGGCGACATCGAAGGCGCGGACAAGAGCCCGATCTTCAAGGCGCACCCCAAGTTTCTGAAGGACCACCATGTAAAGGACTTCGTCTGCGACACGATGCGTATGGCGATCACGGGCGGTGTACTGCCTTTTGATGTCGACCAGATGATGGAGCTGGACATGGAGGTGCATCACCAGACCAGTGGCATGCCGACGAACGCTTTGAATACGGTAGCTGATGCGCTGCCGGGACTCGGCATCGTTGCGGCCGTTCTGGGTATTGTGATCACCATGGGAGCGCTTGGCGGGCCGCCGGAAGAGATTGGACATAAGGTTGCCGCGGCCCTTGTAGGGACGTTCCTGGGAATCCTGTTGTGCTACGGCGTGTTTGGCCCGCTGGCCTCGGCGATGACGAAGATCAACGATGAAGAGCACGCCTACTACAGCATCCTCCGCGTCGTCATGCTTGCCTTCATCAAGGGAACAAGCCCGATCCTTGCGGTGGAGCTTGCACGCCGCGCCATTCCTGCCCATATACGCCCGAGCTTCCAGGAAGTCGAGAAGGCGTGCCGTGCGAAGACCGCCGCGCCGACCGCGATAGCCGCCTAA
- a CDS encoding response regulator transcription factor, with amino-acid sequence MHAAIAEQYGMLARFLPTFSRTSSLAEEQTEGACAAKYRVLIVESSLPLARLLATGLSEDAISVGVTHERMSALQQLEKGPCDLVILDLDLTDVDAFAMLRELRAKRPNIGILALGGKAGAVDLVNAFDHGADDYLPKPFSLLEMMARVRALRRRSQAAPVAVEPKKSQIVLHHDQCSVERDGRVIGLTPREFTLLEYMMQHEGKTLSRACLTQEVWNMSAEGNTNIVDVYVKYLRDKLDGDYDIKMIRTIRGLGYVYQTHA; translated from the coding sequence ATGCACGCAGCAATCGCAGAACAGTACGGGATGTTGGCACGTTTTCTGCCGACATTCAGCAGAACGTCGAGCCTTGCGGAGGAGCAAACCGAAGGCGCATGTGCTGCGAAGTATCGCGTACTGATCGTCGAGAGCAGCCTGCCGCTGGCGCGGTTGCTGGCAACGGGACTTTCCGAGGATGCGATCTCGGTTGGCGTTACGCACGAGCGTATGTCGGCTCTCCAACAGTTGGAAAAGGGGCCCTGCGATCTGGTGATCCTCGATCTCGACCTGACCGATGTGGATGCCTTCGCGATGCTCCGCGAGCTGCGGGCGAAGAGGCCGAACATCGGCATCCTCGCGTTGGGCGGCAAGGCCGGGGCTGTGGATCTGGTCAATGCCTTCGATCACGGTGCGGATGATTATCTGCCCAAGCCGTTTTCGTTGCTCGAGATGATGGCCCGCGTTCGCGCTTTGCGCCGGCGGTCACAGGCAGCTCCCGTGGCGGTTGAGCCGAAGAAGAGCCAGATTGTGCTGCACCATGACCAGTGCTCCGTCGAGCGCGATGGGCGGGTCATCGGCCTGACGCCGCGCGAGTTTACGCTGCTGGAGTACATGATGCAGCATGAGGGCAAGACGCTCTCACGAGCTTGCCTGACGCAGGAAGTGTGGAACATGTCCGCGGAGGGAAACACCAATATCGTCGATGTCTACGTGAAGTATCTGCGGGATAAGCTGGACGGCGATTATGATATAAAAATGATACGCACCATCCGTGGTCTGGGCTACGTGTACCAGACCCACGCCTGA
- a CDS encoding PilZ domain-containing protein produces MTINRIRSFLYRYPRFNVDCRMDFIREDSIVLGTCFDLSQSGLRGTFVQTVAPGAKGIVTLYLGERRLEVQATVSSIRDDETRMRFQFDSEKERVALRDILNDLAPPVRK; encoded by the coding sequence TTGACTATCAATCGGATTCGAAGCTTCCTCTATCGCTATCCCCGCTTCAACGTCGACTGCCGCATGGACTTCATCCGTGAGGACTCGATCGTTCTCGGCACCTGCTTTGATCTCAGCCAGTCCGGTCTCCGCGGCACCTTCGTCCAGACGGTCGCGCCAGGGGCAAAAGGAATCGTCACTCTCTACCTCGGAGAACGCCGCCTCGAAGTCCAGGCGACGGTCTCTTCAATTCGCGACGATGAGACGCGCATGCGCTTTCAGTTTGACTCCGAAAAGGAACGCGTCGCCCTGCGCGACATCCTGAACGATCTGGCCCCCCCTGTTCGCAAGTAG
- a CDS encoding sigma-54 interaction domain-containing protein, which yields MRWSLHEATSGAEALESLHTQPGSEVLLLDPALPDLLPTEFCGIVEQSFPQLKILMMDTATCHVLPNSAGSPFASRLAAALNPEAKTPDVEAAAKPVEYLRYAKDSPRLRGVVGESPAMMQVYAMTHMVAARETTVLITGESGTGKDLIAQAIHQISPRRQAPFIVVNCAAIPEALLESELFGYAKGAFTGAMQSRIGRIHAAQGGTLFLDEIGDMPLTLQSKILRFVEQGEVQRLGSNDNMRVDVRVVAATNADLQGLVKQKLFREDLYYRLAIFPIKLAPLRDRDNDVPKLAQFFVEKFCPGITLTDEAIDALCRHKWPGNVRELRNVIERASIMAGSSHEIKAKDIFL from the coding sequence ATGCGCTGGAGTCTGCACGAAGCGACCAGTGGCGCTGAAGCTCTGGAGTCTCTGCACACGCAGCCAGGGTCTGAAGTCCTGCTGCTTGATCCGGCGCTTCCGGACCTGCTACCTACAGAGTTTTGCGGGATCGTCGAGCAGAGCTTTCCCCAACTCAAGATCCTGATGATGGACACGGCGACGTGCCACGTGCTCCCGAACAGCGCAGGTTCCCCGTTTGCGAGCCGGCTGGCTGCGGCGCTAAATCCGGAGGCTAAGACGCCGGATGTCGAAGCCGCCGCTAAGCCGGTGGAGTATCTGCGGTACGCGAAGGATTCGCCGCGGCTGCGTGGAGTTGTGGGCGAGTCGCCCGCGATGATGCAGGTTTACGCGATGACGCATATGGTCGCTGCGCGTGAGACGACGGTGTTGATCACAGGCGAGAGCGGGACCGGTAAGGACCTTATCGCGCAGGCGATCCATCAGATCAGCCCGCGCAGGCAGGCTCCTTTCATTGTGGTCAACTGCGCGGCGATTCCTGAAGCGCTGCTTGAGTCGGAGCTCTTTGGGTATGCCAAGGGCGCATTTACAGGAGCAATGCAGTCGCGGATTGGGCGTATTCATGCAGCGCAGGGTGGAACGCTTTTCCTCGACGAGATTGGCGACATGCCGCTGACGCTGCAGAGCAAGATCCTGAGATTTGTCGAGCAGGGAGAAGTGCAGCGGCTGGGAAGCAACGACAACATGCGCGTAGATGTGCGTGTGGTTGCGGCGACCAATGCGGACTTGCAGGGTCTCGTGAAGCAGAAGCTATTTCGCGAAGACCTTTATTACCGGCTTGCGATCTTTCCGATCAAGCTTGCGCCACTGCGTGATCGCGACAACGACGTGCCCAAGCTGGCGCAGTTTTTCGTGGAGAAGTTCTGCCCTGGTATCACGCTGACCGATGAGGCGATCGATGCGCTGTGCCGGCATAAGTGGCCGGGCAATGTTCGTGAGCTTCGGAACGTGATTGAGCGCGCCAGTATCATGGCTGGCTCTTCGCATGAGATCAAGGCCAAGGATATTTTTCTCTAG